A genomic segment from Schistocerca piceifrons isolate TAMUIC-IGC-003096 chromosome 4, iqSchPice1.1, whole genome shotgun sequence encodes:
- the LOC124795673 gene encoding piggyBac transposable element-derived protein 4-like, which translates to MAKRSRLSDLEIEKLLLESDDNFNDSSESFQDTDVEASESDFDSETSDDETLPQQTVPSEFVRASSVRIQYLFSGNSGTVVPLKQNDVISCFMCFVDDALCTMIAEQTNLYAEQFIASHPNLPAHSRVHSWQNTTCDEVKTLIGMLVLQGNLHKPDHQMYFSKRESVDTPFFRKVMNEKWLHLLLKFLHFADNTSYDPLGTISRKLFKIHPIMEHLQSKFRSVYMPERNITIDESLLLWRGWLGWKQYIPSKHSRFGIKLYELCESSFGYVWDFNVYTVKDTNYGSHYPDEKITSCIVLELAHDLLGKGHCIYLDNWYTSTDLVDKLTSNNTECFFSRGSALKI; encoded by the exons ATGGCGAAAAGAAGTCGTTTATCAGATTTGGAGATTGAGaagctgcttttagaaagtgaCGATAATTTCAATGACAGTTCTGAAAGTTTTCAAGATACAGATGTTGAGGCTAGTGAAAGTGACTTCGATTCAGAAACGTCTGACGATGAGACACTACCGCAACAGACGGTACCTAGTGAATTTGTGCGTGCTAGTTCAGTTCGTATTCAATATTTGTTCAGTGGTAATAGTGGTACAGTTGTGCCTCTAAAACAAAATGATGTGATTagttgttttatgtgttttgtggatgatgctttgtgcACAATGATAGCTGAACAGACGAACTTATATGCAGAACAGTTCATAGCTTCTCATCCCAATTTACCAGCACACTCCAGGGTTCACAGTTGGCAGAATACTACATGCGACGAGGTAAAAACACTTATTGGAATGCTAGTACTTCAAGGAAATCTTCACAAACCAGACCACCAAATGTACTTTTCAAAGAGGGAATCAGTTGATACACCTTTCTTCAGgaaagtgatgaatgaaaagtGGCTTCATCTTCTATTGAAATTCCTCCACTTTGCTGACAATACCTCATATGATCcactaggcactatcagcagaaaactattcaaaattcaccCCATTATGGAGCATCTGCAGAGTAAATTCAGATCAGTGTACATGCCAGAAAGGAACATCACCATTGATGAATCGTTATTGCTCTGGAGAGGATGGCTTggatggaagcaatatattccatcaaagcaTAGCAGATTTGGCATAAAATTGTATGAACTCTGTGAAAGCAGTTTCGGGTATGTATGGGACTTTAATGTTTACACTGTAAAGGACACTAATTATGGTAGCCACTATCCAGATGAAAAAATAACCTCTTGTATTGTTTTGGAGCTTGCACATGATCTGCTCGGGAAAGGCCATTGTATTTATCTTGACAACTGGTACACCAGTACAGATTTGGTGGACAAATTAACCAGCAATAACACCGAA tgtttcttttctcgGGGTTCTGccttgaaaatataa